The genomic segment TCACCCTGCCGGACAATGTCCCCAATGGCCCGCCGGGCGGTGAAAACACCGTCCGAGGGCGCGCGCAACAGGCGTTCCACGGTCCTGCCCAGCACCGGGCCCGGAATGCCGGTGTTCGGGCAGGCCGAGCCGGCAAGGCGGACCTCCCCGAGGCCGTGGCCGCGATGGGTCTCCACCACGCAGTGCACGTCCTCACCGGCGACAAAACCCGGCCCCAGGCCCACGACCAGATGCGCCAGGCCGCGATGGACCCCGGTATTGCGCTTGGCTATCAGGGCGTCCACAAGAATTTGAGGCTGGACTTCCTTCAGGCAGGTCATGCACGGGTCAAGGAGAACCGGAATCTCCCCTTTGTCCCAGGCTGCCGCTGCCTGTTCCAAGGAATCGATCCGCACCGCCATAATCCCCTCCACGACAATCCACCCCGCATACACCGCCTCGGAAAACGCCACCAACCGCCGCACGGCCATGGGCTGCGGACGTTCCAGCAACAGCAGATGCTTCAGGCCGGACTCGTACAGCTCCAGGGCGACGCCCGTGGCCAGATCGCCGGCTCCGCGGATGAGGATGAATGGCGGATAATCGGGAAGAGACATCAGCGCTGTCATGCGGCTTGTAGCTCGAGAACATGAATTTCAACGTGCAACCCTGCCGCAGTGGCCATGCTGATGAGGGAATCAATGCTGAACAGTGTGATTTTTCCGCGCATCAAATCCGTGATCCGTGGCTGCGTGACGCCATAGAGCCTGGCTGCCTGAGACGGATTCAGTTTACTCCGCTGCATATGTTCACTCAAAGCCATCATCAATTCCGACCGCAGCTTCATGTTTTCGGCTGAATCCGAGGTATCCTCGATCGCATCCCAGATGTTGTCAAAACGATGGTTATCCATAATTGGTCAGCTCCTGCAACAGGTCTCGGTAACGCTTCGCAGCAAGATCAAGGTCTTTCTGAGAAGTTTTTTGCGATTTTTTTTGAAAACAGTGGAGAATATAAACTGCATCCGCAAACTTCGCCAGGTAAATCACTCTAAAAGCGCCAAATGCATCTCGAACTCGAATCTCTTGAACACTTGGGCCGATCGAAGGCAGAGGTTTCCAGCTATCCGGCATCAGACCATGTTGCACCCTGTCGATTTGGTAGCCAGCTTCACGTCGCGTCAACGAAGGAAACGCACGGAGGTCTTCGAGGGAACTACCGAGAAATACAACGGGTTTGAGAGCTTCCATGTTGAGGATGCTGCAAATTTTCAGAGCAGGATTGGTACAGTTTGCCTGGAGACAATTCCAAACCATTGGACCAGTTCAATGATCCCGCCTCGATAAAAAAACCGCGAAAAAAAGACTCATCGCGCAGAGGTTCCAGCAAAGAACCATTTCGTTCCAAGAGCTGATTTCCGTCAAAGACGCCGACTTTACCATCAGAAAAAGTTAGCTTTACCTTGAAACTATCAAGATATACTGCTTGAGGTTGAATATTTAAATTTGCTGGCGTTCCAAGAGGACCATCGCTGTTTTTTGGCTAGCGTTGCATCATTTCATGTCGCCCTTTCAGGGCTCCTATTGTTGGGGGGGCGTTTTACCCAGGGCGTTGCCCTGGGCTACGGTAGTTCGCCCCTTCAGGGCTTGTCTGAAGCCCCCAACGGGGCGACATATTATAGCCCAGGGCAACGCCCTGGGTAGATGAAGTTAAAACAAAAATAGCCCTGTAAGGGCGGCATAAAAGCATCATCAGTAAAATTTCTTATTGTTTCACCCTAAACCAAGATTATCAGCTTTTACGATTTGCATCAACATTGACTCGTATTCCTTCCCTTCGCGCGGACTCGATGATGGTGCTTTCGTCGTCCGTCTTCCAGCGATTCAACCCAACGGGTAGCGGTTCAATCCGGTTGTCCGTCCGTGCGGCTGTTCGCCAAAGCAGATTGATGTCTTCCCGGCTGTATGGCGTGTCGTAGGCCGGGGATACGACAAGAAGATCAATGTCGCTCCAGCGATGAAAATCATTTCGGGCACGGGAACCGTACATGACCCCGAAGCTGACTGGGATGCCGAGGCGAATCAGTTCTGTCAGGTAGTTTTTTACGGCAATTTGAGTTGATTCTTCAGTCATGAGGCTCAAGATGTTTCTCGTAAACTTCCAACATATCCCCCAGAACCTCTACCAGTGCAGAAAGTGGGTGATCAGCATCATCGCGGACGATGTCGAGAAGATGATGCAGCAGGCAAGTTGCTTGCTGGTACGTCAGCCCTGAAGAGTGTTCATTTTCCATCTTAAAGCATCTCCAGCGGCGACCCCATGATCATGGCGAACAGCAATCCCGCCTCCATGGCTGGTGCAAGGTCGGCTTGGTCCGTGTGCGGAGGCAGGTCGGCGCTGGTGGGTGCCAGGGTATCCGGGTTGAGGGTGAGGGTCAAAGATCTGCTTTCGTAGCGCAGGCCCTGGGCAGTGCGGGTCAGGGTTGCGGGGGAGCCATGGTGCAGGATTTCCATGCGGTCCGGGGTGGCCGGGAAATAGCCGTTTTGTTCGTCCTCAAAGCTGGCCCTGGTCAGGTGAATGCGCGGTTTGTCCCTGAAAGGCGCTCCGGAGGACGGGCAGAAGGTGGCGCAATTGCCGCAGGCGTTGCAGACGTCGGCCTGGATGACGATCTGGGTGCAGTCGGCCAGGGGGCGGTTTTCCGTGATGCAGATGGTGGGAGTGCCGTCCGGATTGCGGCAAACGTTCCCATGGGCAATGGGGCCGAGGAAGGGCGACAGGGCCATGATGGCCCGGTTGGGACAGACCGTGACGCAGATTTCGCACAGGCTGTCGCAGCGCAGGCAGCGGGCGGCTTCCTGGGACATGGCTTCGTCGTCGGTGACTTTCCGAGCCCCGGATTCAGGGTCGGCATAAGGGCCGAAATCGCGGACATGCCGGGCCAGGTGCAGGGCTGTGATATCGGCTTCGGGGCGCGGGGTGGGTTCAGAACGGAAGCCGTTGGCTCGTAAATACGCCTGCGCGGTTTCGCGGCCCAGGGCCACAGTCTTGGGCAGGCCGGCGGGGCCCGTGGGCAGGGGGGCGTCAAAGGTGATGACGTGGGCGTTTTTCGGCTGGTTCTGGGCCGCACTCTCAAGGACAGTGAGCGTTCCGGCTCGTGTCCCGCCTGGAGCAGGGCCTTGTCGGCTCAAAGCGCTCAGATCCGCGAGGTCCGCAAGCAGTGCGCGCTGGGCCGGCGAGACATTGTCCGTCAGGTTGGCGTTTTCCGGTACCAGCAGGGCCACGTTCACCCCGGCCTGGATCAGGGTTCCGGCACAGCTTACGCTGCGGGTGTCCAGGCCATGCACAACCACGGATACAGCAGTTTCAGCACTCCCATTTGTTTGAGACCGGTCCAAGGCATCGCTCTGGTGCCCGGCTGGACCGGTGCTTCCCTGGCGGGCCGCCACGGCCTTGGCCTCCCGGATACGCAGGGGCGTGTCCAGGTTGCCCCGGGTGCAGCGTTTGCGGCACAGGGCGTCGCAGGCCAGACCCAGGTGGTGGGCTGTGGGGTTGGTGGATCGGATGGTGGCCAGGGCGTTTGCGGGGTTCTTTTGCGCCAAATGGCCCAGATAGGCCGGAATGTCTTGGCTGGCGGCGCAGGCAGAAGCGCAGGGGGCGGCGAAGCAGTCCAGGCGGGGCAGAGGGCGAGGGATTTTTACATCTGTACTGGTCTTGGCTGTTTTGGCATAGCGCTTGGCCGTGGCCGTGGACACGGCATAAGCGGCCAGGCAGGGCCCCTGGGCCTGCCATGTGTCCAGATTAGAGGCACCGGCCGCGGCCATCCGTTCCCCGAGGACGTCCAGGTATTGGCGCAGACGGGCGTAGCCGCCGGGTTTGAGCAGATCGCTGCAGGTAGTTACCGGCCCCAGCCCGGCGGCCAGCAGGTCCGGGATGTTGAAGGCATCGGCCCCGGCGCAGAAGGACATGGGCGGACAGCCCCCGACGTTTGCTCCGGTCATCACCGTTCCAGCTTCGTGATGTTCCCCCAGGTGCTCCCGCAACAGCAGGGCAACGTGGACCGCCAGGGGGTGCAGGGGACGGCCGCTGCAATAGACCTGGGGTTCCGCTTCGGGCAGGGCGGAGCGGTTCACGCAGGGCAGGGTGTTGGTCAGCTTCAGGTTGAAGGCCACGCCGCGCTTGCAGGCCGCGGCGGACAGGGTGCGGATGATGGGCAGGGCCTGATCCAGGGACAGGTCCTTGGCAAAAACCGCATCCGGCACTTCCAGGGCCCAGCCCAGCCCTCGGAGC from the Desulfonatronum thioautotrophicum genome contains:
- the yqeB gene encoding selenium-dependent molybdenum cofactor biosynthesis protein YqeB encodes the protein MSLPDYPPFILIRGAGDLATGVALELYESGLKHLLLLERPQPMAVRRLVAFSEAVYAGWIVVEGIMAVRIDSLEQAAAAWDKGEIPVLLDPCMTCLKEVQPQILVDALIAKRNTGVHRGLAHLVVGLGPGFVAGEDVHCVVETHRGHGLGEVRLAGSACPNTGIPGPVLGRTVERLLRAPSDGVFTARRAIGDIVRQGEVVGRVSANDDAPPVTALTSGVIRGLLRSGAVVRKGQKLGDIDPRNETWRCLCVSDKARAVGQGVVRAVRAHLHGLRSATVSGREPYISLSQPKSVPESATLPIHLGRTG
- a CDS encoding DUF2442 domain-containing protein — protein: MQPQAVYLDSFKVKLTFSDGKVGVFDGNQLLERNGSLLEPLRDESFFRGFFIEAGSLNWSNGLELSPGKLYQSCSENLQHPQHGSSQTRCISR
- a CDS encoding helix-turn-helix domain-containing protein codes for the protein MDNHRFDNIWDAIEDTSDSAENMKLRSELMMALSEHMQRSKLNPSQAARLYGVTQPRITDLMRGKITLFSIDSLISMATAAGLHVEIHVLELQAA
- a CDS encoding nucleotidyltransferase domain-containing protein, which codes for MTEESTQIAVKNYLTELIRLGIPVSFGVMYGSRARNDFHRWSDIDLLVVSPAYDTPYSREDINLLWRTAARTDNRIEPLPVGLNRWKTDDESTIIESARREGIRVNVDANRKS
- a CDS encoding type II toxin-antitoxin system RelE/ParE family toxin, yielding MEALKPVVFLGSSLEDLRAFPSLTRREAGYQIDRVQHGLMPDSWKPLPSIGPSVQEIRVRDAFGAFRVIYLAKFADAVYILHCFQKKSQKTSQKDLDLAAKRYRDLLQELTNYG